A window from Streptomyces sp. NBC_00335 encodes these proteins:
- a CDS encoding amino acid adenylation domain-containing protein: MGTHETGRETAPHYARLVGMAAATPLQQQLYLAYELTEEHAPHHLALRLTFDGTSDASTLRAALEEVVQHHDALRTRFTFEGTTLVQTVEDHLPPLWQTAEDHGSGSGHCHGADDLSRPFDLEQGPLVRACLQPVGDTGLLLSLTLHRIIADERSAEILLEDLLAAYHARLSPGVLPPEPPKSQFTDFARAAGSRAMDLAPDAPELPGEFPALQLPLLTGHSAGQAHEVALPAETMAALGTLCEASGASIGDGLLAAFAILLNRYSDCDDILIATSDSDDRGDEFRRTVGPFTRAQAVHADLSDGDGDGLASVIGRLRRLAPPGTAGEPTEDDGWHDAEPSPLPVAFVRRETPTAVREIPGGVTVTRHEVPAPHGHAVRLVVTDDREARIEAAWPEWLTEQFAHHYVRLLTEAVRDPGLSVHELELRSPGDPDPSAPVRAAGSRPEAEETVLDQFARHAAARPGAIAVSLGAEHLTYRELDQRSNRLARHLQSLGVGPEVLVGLCAERSLDLVVAILGIQKAGGAYVPLDPAYPDARLAYVVRDAALTHVVVQGPPGEWLDGFTGTLVSLDADAEAIAARPAEPTANRVAPDGLAYVIYTSGSTGEPKGTLIPHANVTRLFTATGHWFGFGPDDVWTLFHSYAFDFSVWELWGALAHGGRLVVVPHEISRAPEDFLRLLRTEGVTVLNQTPSAFALLMRAEEAHAKGYASPGSRQRPLALRFVIFGGEALDPRSLQPWFERHPDGPRLVNMYGITETTVHVTYRPIDRRDCEGEGRSVIGEPIPDLDLDLLDRRGRPVPTGVPGELYVRGAGLARGYLGRPELDASRFVTLAAGRAYRTGDLARRLPDGELEYCGRIDEQVKIRGFRIEPGEIEAALAGHPDVREALVTAEQNRNADRQLVAYAVSDRPALGAAELRAHLEGVLPSHMIPAAFVVVDRFPLTANGKVDRRRLSALDRTAGSTAGPTANRAEEILVQVWSDVLGHERVGTDENYFLLGGDSIRTIAIVSRARELGLNFELQDLLRHQTIQALAPHTTFGVPGASRPRYQPLSLVSDEDRALLPAHVEDAFPLSRLQAGMLYHSGLSAAERIYHNVTGYHLRADWSEEAWRSALDGMVAEHEILRVSFDLESFSEPLQLVHRRIAPPITFEDLRQLSDPDRRAALEQRFEEEKRRAFSWQEAPLIRLHVQRLTDRTFELWVTEHHAILDGWSERSLITELFARYRAGLTDSRPPATDPPQARFGAFIQQEQAAIASAEHRAFWVDALADSDLNSLPRLIQPAERPDMRILPVDLPGEVSAGLERCAQRLAVPVRTALLAVHLRVIGLLSGTPDVVSGVVYNGRTEDRDGERVLGMFLNTLPFRTLLSGGSWDDLVAAVNRTDIEVQRYRRYPMGEIRRDLGGRELFESFFNFTRFHVYQSVLDQAAELDVLDERRITNTSIPFGAEFSQDLASASVALHLRYDAAQFTEEQVHLIGGYYRRALTALATSPQDRYDQTDLLSTAELRQLDQWHGETRPREEGRPFHLLFESTAKARPDAPAVVCGRTVLDYAQLNARANRLARELVTRGVGPGRIVALAAPRTAELVVAMVAVLKTGAAYLPVDPDYPAERITLLLRDAEPTLLVTTVETAGTLPPTDTPLLVLDGPETEPRLADHAGGDLTDAERPRAPRPADPAYIIYTSGSTGRPKGVIVSHANLTDLLAWIAGFLAPDGLAQVQATTSISFDVSVYEIFGPLSSGGTVRIHRDLLALGEPQTLADGPISAPSVVSGVPSVFSGLIPSLDPRVTAGTVVLAGEALGALVANEITTAFPGARIANVYGPTEAPVYATGWLGEGPFDQAPPIGRPSWNTRAYVLDHGLRPVPPGVPGELHLGGPGLATGYLGRPALTAERFVADPYGEPGSRMYRTGDLVRRRPDGDLEYLGRLDHQVKIRGFRIELGEVEAVLARHPEVARVTVVVREDRPGEQRLVAYVVTAPGATADASALRLHAARLLPRHMVPVVVPLTAFPLTTNGKLDRRALPAPELGADAPTRERRAPRTPVEEELLALFAEVLGADQSGTERLWIDDSFFERGGHSLLAFRLIARLNSLYGAELGISTLFRTPTVAGIAELLAEQRDSGDPAAALDVLVPLRPQGSREPLFCVHPGVGISWVYSGLLRHLESDRPVYGLQSRGLDGDAPPAADLGEMAREYVARLRTVQPHGPYHLLGWSMGGVVAHEMARMLCAEGEQVALLALLDAYPRRPDARTVDHDEPQALAEVLHSLGLQQPEGHDPLVPESARAILLDRGSPLATLTDRQLASVARIFTNNVNAQRRHVSQVFDGDVLFFEATAGKGPDGERPADWAPYTGGRIESHPIDSAHGDMLSPEPLAEIARVLGERLGALPRPGGD, from the coding sequence GTGGGCACCCATGAGACGGGCCGGGAAACGGCACCGCACTACGCACGGCTCGTCGGCATGGCTGCGGCGACACCGCTCCAGCAACAGCTGTACCTGGCCTACGAGCTGACCGAGGAGCACGCCCCCCATCATCTGGCGCTGCGCCTCACCTTCGACGGTACGAGCGACGCGAGCACGCTGCGGGCAGCGCTGGAAGAGGTGGTGCAACACCACGACGCGCTGCGCACTCGTTTCACGTTCGAGGGCACGACCTTGGTGCAGACCGTTGAGGACCATCTGCCGCCACTCTGGCAAACGGCGGAGGACCACGGCAGCGGCAGCGGCCACTGCCACGGCGCGGATGATCTCTCCCGCCCGTTCGACCTGGAGCAGGGGCCCCTGGTGCGCGCCTGTCTTCAGCCCGTCGGCGACACCGGTCTGCTCCTCAGCCTGACGCTCCACCGGATCATCGCCGACGAGCGCTCCGCGGAGATCCTGCTGGAGGACCTGCTCGCCGCCTACCACGCCCGACTCTCCCCGGGCGTCCTCCCACCCGAACCTCCGAAGAGCCAGTTCACCGACTTCGCCCGCGCCGCCGGCAGCCGGGCGATGGACCTCGCCCCGGATGCCCCGGAACTCCCGGGGGAGTTCCCGGCGCTGCAACTGCCCCTGCTGACCGGACACTCGGCCGGTCAGGCCCATGAGGTGGCTCTTCCCGCCGAGACCATGGCCGCGCTCGGCACGCTGTGCGAGGCCTCCGGAGCCTCGATCGGCGACGGCCTGCTCGCGGCCTTCGCGATCCTGCTCAACCGGTACAGCGACTGCGACGACATCCTGATCGCGACCTCGGACTCCGACGACCGCGGCGACGAATTCCGTCGGACCGTAGGTCCGTTCACCCGTGCCCAAGCGGTCCACGCGGACCTCTCCGACGGAGACGGAGACGGCCTGGCTTCCGTGATCGGCCGGCTCCGGAGGCTGGCCCCACCCGGCACCGCGGGCGAGCCCACCGAGGACGACGGCTGGCACGACGCGGAGCCGTCCCCGCTCCCGGTGGCCTTCGTCCGGCGGGAGACGCCGACCGCCGTCCGCGAGATCCCGGGCGGTGTCACCGTCACCCGGCACGAGGTGCCCGCACCCCACGGTCATGCCGTACGCCTCGTCGTGACGGACGACCGGGAGGCCCGGATCGAAGCCGCGTGGCCGGAGTGGCTGACGGAGCAGTTCGCCCACCACTACGTGCGGTTGCTCACCGAAGCCGTGCGCGACCCGGGCCTGTCGGTGCACGAACTGGAGTTGCGCTCGCCGGGCGACCCCGACCCTTCCGCGCCCGTACGAGCCGCAGGCAGCCGGCCGGAGGCCGAGGAAACCGTCCTCGACCAATTCGCCCGCCACGCCGCCGCCCGCCCGGGCGCCATCGCCGTCAGTCTCGGTGCCGAGCACCTCACCTACCGCGAGCTCGACCAGCGGTCCAACCGGCTCGCCCGGCATCTGCAGTCGCTCGGAGTCGGGCCCGAGGTCCTCGTCGGACTCTGCGCCGAGCGCTCCCTGGACCTGGTCGTCGCGATCCTGGGCATCCAGAAGGCGGGAGGGGCGTACGTACCGCTGGATCCGGCCTACCCGGACGCCCGGCTGGCCTACGTCGTGCGTGACGCCGCACTCACCCACGTAGTGGTCCAGGGCCCGCCGGGCGAGTGGCTGGACGGTTTCACCGGCACCCTGGTCTCCCTCGACGCCGACGCCGAGGCCATCGCCGCGCGCCCGGCCGAGCCGACGGCGAACCGCGTCGCGCCCGACGGCCTGGCGTACGTCATCTACACCTCGGGCTCCACGGGCGAGCCGAAGGGCACCCTGATCCCGCACGCCAATGTGACCCGGCTGTTCACCGCCACCGGGCACTGGTTCGGATTCGGCCCGGACGACGTCTGGACGCTGTTCCACTCCTACGCCTTCGACTTCTCGGTCTGGGAACTGTGGGGCGCCCTGGCCCACGGGGGCCGCCTCGTCGTCGTCCCCCACGAGATCAGCCGGGCCCCCGAGGACTTCCTGCGGCTGCTGCGAACAGAGGGCGTGACCGTCCTCAACCAGACCCCGTCGGCCTTCGCCCTGCTCATGCGGGCGGAGGAGGCGCACGCCAAGGGCTACGCGTCCCCAGGCAGCCGGCAGCGCCCCCTGGCGCTGCGCTTCGTCATCTTCGGCGGCGAGGCGCTGGACCCGCGGTCACTGCAACCGTGGTTCGAGCGGCACCCGGACGGCCCACGGCTCGTGAACATGTACGGCATCACCGAGACCACCGTCCACGTCACCTACCGTCCGATCGACCGGCGGGACTGCGAGGGCGAGGGCCGCAGTGTCATCGGGGAGCCCATCCCCGACCTGGACCTGGACCTGCTCGACCGGCGGGGCAGGCCGGTACCCACCGGAGTCCCCGGCGAACTGTACGTACGGGGAGCCGGGCTGGCCCGCGGCTACCTCGGGCGGCCCGAACTCGACGCCAGCCGCTTCGTCACCCTTGCGGCCGGGCGCGCCTACCGCACCGGGGACCTGGCCCGGCGGCTGCCCGACGGCGAACTGGAGTACTGCGGCCGGATCGACGAGCAGGTGAAGATCCGGGGGTTCCGGATCGAGCCGGGCGAGATCGAGGCCGCGCTGGCCGGCCACCCCGACGTCCGGGAGGCTCTGGTGACCGCGGAGCAGAACCGCAACGCGGACCGGCAGCTGGTGGCGTACGCCGTCTCGGACCGTCCCGCACTGGGCGCGGCCGAACTGCGGGCCCATCTGGAGGGCGTTCTGCCCTCGCACATGATCCCCGCCGCCTTCGTCGTGGTCGACCGCTTTCCCCTGACCGCCAACGGCAAGGTGGACCGGCGGCGCCTGTCCGCCCTCGACCGTACCGCCGGCTCGACGGCCGGTCCGACGGCCAACCGGGCCGAGGAGATCCTCGTCCAGGTCTGGAGCGACGTGCTCGGGCACGAGCGGGTCGGCACCGACGAGAACTACTTCCTGCTCGGCGGAGACTCGATCCGCACCATCGCCATCGTCAGCCGCGCGCGCGAACTCGGCCTGAACTTCGAGCTCCAGGACCTGCTGCGCCACCAGACCATCCAGGCCCTCGCTCCGCACACCACCTTCGGCGTCCCGGGCGCGTCCCGTCCGCGATACCAGCCGCTGTCGCTCGTCTCCGACGAGGACCGCGCGCTGCTCCCGGCCCACGTCGAGGACGCCTTCCCGCTGTCCCGGCTCCAGGCGGGAATGCTGTACCACAGCGGTCTCAGCGCGGCCGAGCGGATCTATCACAATGTGACGGGGTATCACCTGAGGGCCGACTGGTCCGAGGAGGCCTGGCGTTCGGCGCTGGACGGCATGGTCGCCGAGCACGAGATCCTGCGCGTCTCCTTCGACCTGGAGTCCTTCAGCGAGCCGCTCCAGTTGGTGCACCGCCGGATCGCGCCGCCGATCACCTTCGAAGACCTGCGCCAGCTCTCCGACCCGGATCGCCGGGCCGCCCTGGAACAGCGCTTCGAGGAGGAGAAGCGACGCGCGTTCTCCTGGCAGGAAGCCCCGCTCATCCGCCTGCACGTGCAGCGCCTGACCGACCGGACCTTCGAGCTGTGGGTCACCGAACACCACGCGATCCTGGACGGCTGGAGCGAACGCTCCCTGATCACCGAGCTGTTCGCCCGCTACCGCGCAGGCCTGACGGACTCGCGGCCCCCTGCGACGGACCCCCCTCAGGCCCGCTTCGGGGCGTTCATCCAGCAGGAACAGGCGGCCATCGCCAGCGCCGAGCACCGGGCCTTCTGGGTCGATGCTCTGGCGGACAGCGACCTCAACAGCCTGCCGCGGCTGATCCAGCCCGCCGAGCGGCCCGACATGCGCATCCTGCCCGTGGACCTCCCCGGCGAGGTGTCCGCCGGGCTGGAACGCTGCGCCCAGCGCCTCGCCGTACCCGTGCGCACCGCCCTGCTCGCCGTCCACCTGCGGGTGATCGGCCTGCTGTCCGGCACCCCGGACGTCGTCAGCGGTGTCGTCTACAACGGCCGCACCGAGGACCGGGACGGCGAGCGCGTCCTCGGCATGTTCCTCAACACCCTCCCGTTCCGCACCCTTCTGAGCGGCGGCAGCTGGGACGACCTGGTGGCAGCCGTCAACCGGACCGACATAGAAGTCCAGCGATACCGGCGCTACCCCATGGGAGAGATCCGGCGCGACCTCGGCGGCCGCGAACTGTTCGAGAGCTTCTTCAACTTCACCCGCTTCCACGTCTACCAGTCCGTACTGGACCAGGCGGCGGAGCTCGACGTGCTCGACGAACGGCGGATCACCAACACCAGCATCCCGTTCGGGGCCGAGTTCTCCCAGGACCTCGCGTCGGCCTCGGTGGCCCTCCATCTCCGCTACGACGCCGCCCAGTTCACCGAGGAACAGGTGCATCTGATCGGCGGCTACTACCGCCGCGCGCTCACCGCTCTGGCCACCTCCCCGCAGGACCGCTACGACCAGACCGACCTGCTCTCCACCGCGGAGCTGCGCCAACTCGACCAGTGGCACGGCGAAACCCGTCCCCGCGAAGAGGGCCGACCCTTCCACCTGCTCTTCGAATCGACGGCGAAGGCCCGCCCGGACGCCCCCGCCGTCGTCTGCGGCCGAACCGTCCTCGACTACGCGCAGCTGAACGCCCGGGCCAACCGGCTGGCCCGCGAACTCGTCACCCGGGGAGTGGGCCCGGGGCGCATCGTCGCACTGGCCGCGCCCCGGACGGCCGAGCTGGTGGTGGCCATGGTCGCCGTACTGAAGACCGGCGCGGCATATCTGCCGGTCGACCCGGACTACCCGGCGGAGCGGATCACCCTGCTCCTCCGGGACGCCGAGCCGACACTCCTCGTGACCACCGTCGAGACGGCGGGCACCCTGCCGCCCACCGATACCCCACTGCTCGTACTGGACGGTCCGGAAACCGAGCCGCGGCTCGCGGACCATGCCGGCGGGGACCTCACCGATGCCGAACGCCCGAGGGCCCCGCGACCGGCCGATCCGGCGTACATCATCTACACCTCGGGCTCGACGGGGCGCCCCAAGGGCGTGATCGTCTCCCACGCCAACCTCACCGACCTGCTGGCCTGGATCGCCGGGTTCCTCGCTCCGGACGGCCTGGCTCAGGTGCAGGCCACGACCTCGATCAGCTTCGACGTCTCCGTCTACGAGATCTTCGGGCCGCTCTCCTCGGGCGGAACCGTGCGGATCCATCGCGACCTTCTGGCCCTGGGCGAACCACAGACACTCGCGGACGGCCCGATATCCGCACCGTCCGTGGTCAGCGGCGTGCCCTCCGTCTTCTCCGGCCTCATCCCGAGCCTGGACCCGCGGGTGACGGCCGGCACCGTCGTACTGGCCGGTGAAGCACTCGGCGCCCTGGTGGCGAACGAGATCACGACGGCCTTCCCGGGCGCCAGGATCGCCAATGTGTACGGTCCCACCGAGGCCCCGGTGTACGCCACGGGCTGGCTCGGCGAGGGCCCGTTCGACCAGGCGCCGCCGATCGGCCGGCCGTCCTGGAACACCCGCGCCTACGTGCTCGACCACGGACTGCGCCCCGTGCCGCCCGGTGTTCCCGGCGAGCTCCACCTCGGCGGTCCCGGCCTGGCCACCGGCTACCTCGGCCGCCCCGCACTGACCGCCGAGCGCTTCGTCGCCGACCCGTACGGCGAACCCGGCTCCCGGATGTACCGCACCGGGGACCTGGTGCGCCGTCGCCCCGACGGTGACCTGGAGTACCTCGGCCGGCTCGATCACCAGGTCAAGATCCGCGGCTTCCGGATCGAGCTGGGGGAGGTGGAGGCCGTACTCGCCCGGCATCCGGAGGTCGCCCGGGTCACGGTCGTCGTACGCGAGGACCGCCCCGGGGAACAGCGGCTGGTCGCCTACGTCGTCACCGCCCCGGGTGCGACGGCCGACGCCTCGGCGCTGCGCCTGCACGCGGCCCGCCTGCTGCCGCGGCACATGGTGCCGGTCGTGGTCCCGCTCACCGCCTTCCCGCTCACCACCAACGGCAAGCTCGACCGGCGTGCGCTGCCGGCGCCGGAACTCGGCGCCGACGCCCCGACCCGCGAGCGCAGGGCTCCGCGTACCCCCGTGGAAGAGGAGCTGCTCGCCCTGTTCGCCGAGGTTCTCGGTGCCGACCAGTCCGGCACCGAGCGACTGTGGATCGACGACAGCTTCTTCGAACGCGGCGGCCACTCCCTGCTCGCCTTCCGCCTGATCGCCAGACTGAACTCCCTCTACGGCGCGGAGCTCGGCATCAGCACGCTCTTCCGTACACCGACCGTTGCGGGGATCGCCGAACTGCTCGCCGAGCAACGGGACTCGGGCGATCCGGCTGCCGCGCTGGACGTCCTCGTACCGCTCCGCCCGCAGGGCAGCCGCGAACCGCTGTTCTGCGTGCACCCCGGCGTCGGCATCAGCTGGGTCTACTCCGGGCTGCTGCGGCATCTGGAGAGCGATCGTCCGGTCTACGGCCTCCAGTCCCGCGGGCTCGACGGCGACGCGCCCCCCGCCGCGGACCTGGGGGAGATGGCCAGGGAGTACGTGGCGCGCCTGCGCACCGTCCAACCGCACGGCCCGTACCACCTGCTGGGCTGGTCGATGGGCGGCGTCGTCGCACACGAGATGGCGCGGATGCTGTGCGCCGAGGGCGAACAGGTGGCGCTACTGGCCCTTCTGGACGCCTATCCCCGCAGGCCCGACGCCCGGACGGTGGACCACGACGAGCCGCAGGCGCTGGCCGAAGTGCTCCACTCGCTCGGCCTGCAGCAGCCGGAGGGCCATGACCCGCTCGTACCCGAGTCGGCCCGTGCGATCCTGCTGGAC
- a CDS encoding non-ribosomal peptide synthetase, which yields MSGSEWDGTAGRSADPGQLRFFLLDQQGGRATLLHHISVHGPVDPDRLLAAARAVCEAQPALRTSLHLTPEGLVQYAHPASDVDITAERAARGSDLADRIAETRAPFEHGAGPLCRIRIVTTPDTTHCLVGVHHAVFDEDSTGVLMRQLARAYEEGPQALPHATHRPRLPSPERAAILDAFWSGRLDGCPQDVALPRIASTGPGGHGIVSVPLTSESAATLRRRARESGATPFAQVLAAVAAVIGWYGGTEDIVLATVAANRTPQDSEVIGCLQNTLPVRLELAGADTTSVLDRAVDALFDAVDHADLPIEDILRLVGAARSPGRKPLTQIICTQSTAPAALDVGPLRWQLLPPVPTEAEYELAVTLHQDPSGALALTVEHQLDALAGPAARLFAEHLIRALSAFGATPAVPLTELALSDPDVPPRRAVTRSPWATVADRVGEHALRRPAAVALVTDREQLDYAELDRRVRGLAAVLMEAGVRPGDRVGVCLPRTASLVVALLAVWRVGGAYVPLDPQYPVGRLRLMIEDTRPAAVIGDAVPGLVPQGVEIPVLAPDAVAATMPGQWPVVRPQDQAYVIHTSGTTGRPKGVVVRHENLSALFAAFEEQLPSTPRVTVAGTSISFDISGLEMHWPLAAGRTVLLTSHREVADARVPHGALYQCTPTMARILADDPAGRRLLGGLGALLVGGEPLPRDLADRLTDLVPGPVLNCYGPTETTIWSTVWRVVPGVPVHIGHPLTGQECRVVDVHGRRMPPGVPGRLLILGEGVSSGYWEQPELTSAKFREHEGRLCYETGDLAVLDPEHGVRFLGRADTQVKVLGQRIELAEIESVLRAHPTVRDAVATVTADGTAITACLVPTEPGSSKQAVPAPAAFVDEMRRHAATSLVAAMIPARWLLAAELPQLPNGKLDRATVADWAAEAAPVSLPPAVPAAGEPPAAAELVRDTWEHVLGAPVAGLDTGFFDLGGTSSGILRVLALLRRQYPQLHAADLFRHTTVRALARHLDAVDEDAGPVHPGPSRPAARAAARSRALGGWRRRTEQSP from the coding sequence ATGTCGGGAAGCGAATGGGATGGGACTGCGGGCAGGTCTGCCGATCCCGGGCAGTTGAGGTTCTTCCTGCTCGACCAGCAAGGTGGCAGGGCGACACTGCTCCACCACATCAGCGTGCACGGCCCCGTCGATCCGGACCGGCTGCTCGCGGCCGCACGGGCGGTCTGCGAGGCGCAGCCGGCCCTGCGGACCTCGCTGCACCTGACTCCGGAAGGCCTGGTGCAGTACGCCCACCCCGCGTCCGACGTGGACATCACGGCCGAGCGGGCGGCCCGCGGGAGTGATCTCGCCGACCGGATCGCCGAGACCCGGGCCCCTTTCGAACACGGCGCGGGGCCGCTGTGCAGGATCCGGATCGTCACCACGCCGGACACCACCCACTGCTTGGTGGGCGTCCACCACGCGGTGTTCGACGAGGATTCCACCGGCGTCCTGATGCGGCAGCTCGCCCGTGCGTACGAGGAAGGGCCACAGGCCCTGCCCCACGCCACCCACCGCCCGAGGCTCCCGAGCCCCGAACGTGCCGCGATCCTGGACGCGTTCTGGTCCGGCCGGCTCGACGGCTGCCCCCAAGACGTGGCCCTTCCGCGGATCGCGTCCACGGGGCCGGGCGGGCACGGCATCGTGTCCGTGCCGCTCACCTCCGAGTCGGCCGCGACGCTGCGCCGGCGTGCGAGGGAAAGCGGCGCAACGCCCTTCGCCCAAGTGCTGGCCGCCGTCGCCGCCGTCATCGGCTGGTACGGCGGGACCGAGGACATCGTGCTCGCCACGGTCGCGGCCAACCGCACCCCACAGGACAGCGAAGTGATCGGCTGCCTGCAGAACACCCTCCCGGTCCGCCTGGAGCTGGCTGGGGCCGACACCACTTCGGTGCTCGACCGGGCGGTCGACGCACTCTTCGACGCCGTCGATCACGCCGATCTGCCCATCGAGGACATCCTCCGGCTGGTCGGAGCGGCGCGCAGCCCGGGGCGCAAACCGCTGACCCAGATCATCTGCACCCAGTCCACCGCTCCGGCCGCGCTCGACGTCGGCCCCCTGCGCTGGCAGCTCCTTCCTCCCGTCCCCACGGAGGCCGAGTACGAACTCGCCGTCACGCTCCACCAGGACCCCTCCGGCGCGCTCGCTCTGACGGTCGAGCACCAACTCGACGCACTGGCCGGGCCCGCGGCCCGGTTGTTCGCGGAGCACCTGATCCGGGCGCTCTCGGCGTTCGGGGCCACACCGGCCGTTCCCCTCACCGAGCTGGCCTTGTCCGACCCGGACGTACCGCCCCGGCGGGCCGTCACGCGCAGCCCCTGGGCGACGGTGGCGGACCGCGTCGGCGAGCACGCCCTGCGCCGGCCCGCGGCCGTCGCGCTCGTGACCGACCGGGAGCAGCTCGACTACGCCGAGCTCGACCGCCGCGTCCGGGGCCTTGCCGCCGTGCTGATGGAGGCGGGCGTGCGGCCCGGCGACCGGGTCGGCGTCTGTCTGCCGAGGACGGCGTCCCTGGTCGTCGCCCTGCTCGCCGTCTGGCGGGTGGGCGGGGCCTACGTTCCGCTGGACCCCCAGTACCCCGTCGGTCGACTGCGCCTGATGATCGAGGACACCCGGCCGGCCGCGGTGATCGGGGACGCGGTCCCGGGCCTGGTCCCGCAGGGCGTGGAGATCCCCGTACTCGCCCCGGACGCGGTGGCCGCCACCATGCCGGGACAGTGGCCGGTGGTGCGCCCGCAGGACCAGGCCTACGTCATCCACACCTCCGGCACGACCGGCAGGCCCAAGGGCGTGGTCGTCCGGCACGAGAATCTGTCCGCGCTCTTCGCGGCCTTCGAGGAACAGCTGCCCTCGACTCCCCGGGTGACCGTCGCCGGCACCAGCATCTCCTTCGACATCAGCGGGCTCGAAATGCACTGGCCCCTCGCCGCCGGTCGCACCGTACTGCTGACCAGCCACCGCGAGGTCGCCGACGCCCGGGTACCCCACGGCGCCCTCTACCAGTGCACCCCCACCATGGCCCGGATCCTGGCCGACGACCCGGCGGGCCGCCGGCTGCTGGGCGGGCTGGGTGCCCTGCTGGTCGGCGGCGAGCCCTTGCCCCGCGACCTGGCCGACCGGCTGACCGATCTGGTCCCCGGCCCCGTCCTCAACTGCTACGGCCCGACCGAGACCACCATCTGGTCCACCGTGTGGCGAGTGGTGCCCGGAGTTCCGGTACACATCGGTCACCCGCTGACCGGCCAGGAGTGCAGGGTGGTCGATGTCCATGGCCGTCGGATGCCACCGGGCGTCCCCGGCCGACTGCTGATCCTCGGGGAAGGCGTGAGCTCCGGCTACTGGGAGCAGCCGGAGCTGACCTCCGCGAAGTTCCGCGAGCACGAGGGCCGCCTCTGCTACGAAACCGGCGATCTGGCGGTCCTCGACCCCGAGCACGGAGTCCGCTTCCTCGGCCGGGCCGACACCCAGGTCAAGGTGCTCGGCCAGCGGATCGAACTGGCCGAAATCGAGTCCGTCCTGCGCGCGCACCCCACCGTCCGGGACGCCGTGGCCACGGTCACGGCCGACGGTACGGCCATCACCGCCTGCCTGGTCCCCACCGAACCGGGCTCCTCGAAGCAGGCGGTGCCCGCACCGGCGGCGTTCGTCGACGAGATGCGCCGCCACGCCGCGACCTCGCTCGTCGCGGCGATGATCCCCGCCCGCTGGCTGCTCGCCGCAGAGCTGCCCCAACTTCCCAACGGCAAGCTGGACCGGGCCACCGTGGCCGACTGGGCGGCCGAGGCCGCACCGGTCTCCCTCCCGCCGGCGGTCCCGGCAGCGGGGGAGCCCCCGGCCGCCGCCGAACTGGTCCGGGACACCTGGGAACACGTCCTCGGCGCTCCCGTAGCAGGGCTGGACACCGGGTTCTTCGACCTCGGTGGCACGTCCAGCGGCATCCTGCGGGTGCTCGCGCTCCTGCGGCGGCAGTACCCGCAGCTCCACGCGGCCGACCTCTTCCGTCATACGACGGTCCGCGCTCTGGCCCGCCATCTCGACGCCGTGGACGAGGACGCAGGCCCCGTGCATCCGGGGCCCTCCCGGCCCGCTGCGCGCGCCGCCGCGAGGAGCAGAGCCCTGGGCGGATGGCGCAGGCGGACCGAGCAATCTCCTTAG
- a CDS encoding phosphopantetheine-binding protein, with amino-acid sequence MEFDTDSSPILPGNANNSAEVAEGLWREILGPEANIGTGFLENGGDSFRAVLLVGRIYELTGREIDYLDVLQATEADAIARLIAIDNAGS; translated from the coding sequence ATGGAATTCGACACTGACTCTTCTCCAATCCTTCCCGGCAATGCAAATAATTCCGCGGAGGTTGCCGAGGGACTCTGGAGAGAAATCCTCGGCCCCGAGGCGAATATCGGTACGGGGTTCCTGGAGAACGGCGGCGACTCGTTCCGTGCGGTCCTCCTGGTCGGCAGGATCTACGAGCTGACCGGTCGGGAGATCGACTACCTCGACGTCCTGCAGGCGACCGAGGCCGACGCGATCGCCCGCCTGATCGCGATCGACAACGCGGGGAGCTGA